A region of Spirochaetales bacterium DNA encodes the following proteins:
- the csrA gene encoding carbon storage regulator CsrA yields the protein MLILTRKINETIMIGDRIEISIVDIKGDQVKVGIRAPRHVKVYRQEVYQAIQKENIEALQTKPDVIPLLDNLLGDAKKKNGKE from the coding sequence ATGCTGATACTCACCAGGAAGATAAATGAGACCATCATGATCGGCGACAGGATCGAAATTTCGATCGTCGACATCAAGGGGGACCAGGTCAAGGTCGGAATCCGCGCACCCCGGCACGTCAAGGTCTACCGCCAGGAAGTTTATCAGGCCATACAGAAAGAGAACATCGAAGCACTTCAGACAAAACCGGATGTCATTCCCTTGCTCGACAACCTCCTGGGAGACGCCAAAAAGAAAAACGGGAAGGAATGA